One window of the Chryseotalea sp. WA131a genome contains the following:
- a CDS encoding ribonuclease E inhibitor RraB translates to MGLFSIFGNRDDRYVSESTFKKTVKKQKEMNSQTLAQLNKYHVGDDSELSLEFFFYTDQQDKASNLAIELKKLSYNIKTVDKSASDSKLWVVTGWTTPIKMDIGSVTKWTEQMCKIGFDNDCDFDGWGTNPDQGDFTVEEGLTAEQYYNQGTAFFDKGQVRKAEAYYTKAIDLEKRVPLPYYSRAHIKASTGRQLEAIEDYTAALIIDPNFYEALENRGAIKDEMKDYDGAIADYTKSIEINPESSISYLNRGNSKFRKGDKQGACDDWSKANELGDETADENIKTYCK, encoded by the coding sequence ATGGGACTATTTAGCATTTTCGGCAACAGGGACGACAGATATGTTAGCGAATCGACATTTAAAAAGACTGTCAAGAAGCAAAAGGAAATGAATAGTCAAACACTGGCTCAATTGAACAAATATCACGTGGGTGACGACTCGGAACTTAGCCTTGAGTTTTTCTTTTATACCGACCAGCAAGATAAAGCAAGTAACCTCGCTATTGAGTTAAAGAAATTGAGTTATAATATTAAGACTGTAGACAAATCAGCAAGTGACTCAAAACTTTGGGTGGTGACAGGGTGGACAACACCTATTAAGATGGATATCGGTTCTGTTACAAAGTGGACCGAACAAATGTGCAAAATTGGTTTTGATAATGACTGCGACTTTGACGGCTGGGGGACAAACCCCGACCAAGGAGATTTTACAGTGGAAGAAGGATTGACCGCTGAACAATACTATAACCAAGGGACAGCGTTTTTCGACAAAGGACAAGTTCGAAAAGCAGAAGCTTACTACACGAAAGCAATTGACTTGGAGAAAAGAGTTCCTTTACCATATTACAGCAGGGCGCATATAAAAGCTTCGACAGGTAGACAACTTGAAGCAATTGAAGATTATACAGCTGCACTTATAATTGACCCAAATTTTTATGAAGCGTTGGAAAATAGAGGAGCAATAAAAGATGAGATGAAGGACTATGATGGAGCAATAGCTGATTATACAAAATCGATTGAAATTAATCCTGAGAGTTCAATTTCTTATTTGAATAGAGGAAATTCTAAATTTCGTAAAGGCGACAAGCAAGGAGCATGTGACGACTGGTCGAAAGCTAATGAACTCGGGGATGAAACGGCAGACGAGAATATTAAAACATATTGTAAGTGA